From the genome of Deinococcus sp. AJ005, one region includes:
- a CDS encoding ABC transporter ATP-binding protein, with amino-acid sequence MTAPSLIKTSQQPIHAPSGPPILKAENITVRFGGVVAVKDISLAVRPGEILGLIGPNGAGKTTLFNALTGFVRPTSGRVLYNGRDITALQPQARAKMGMARTFQVERPFEDLSVLENVLVAAFLKYRGSKAEDHAYAVLERVGLADRATQPASQLNLARRRRLELAKVLALEPRVLFLDESIAGLNPPGQQEMVALIRTLAQSGLAIVMVEHIMHVIMSLSDHVICMAFGELLAEGDPHAVAAHPDVIRAYLGDDSD; translated from the coding sequence ATGACGGCTCCTTCCCTGATCAAAACCTCTCAACAGCCCATTCATGCCCCTTCCGGCCCACCAATTCTGAAGGCCGAGAACATCACCGTGCGCTTCGGTGGCGTGGTGGCGGTCAAGGACATTTCATTGGCCGTGCGCCCCGGCGAAATCCTGGGCCTGATCGGGCCGAACGGGGCGGGGAAGACCACCCTTTTCAATGCATTGACTGGTTTTGTGCGGCCCACCAGTGGCCGCGTGCTGTACAACGGGCGCGACATCACCGCCCTTCAGCCGCAGGCCCGCGCCAAGATGGGCATGGCCCGCACTTTCCAGGTGGAGCGCCCTTTTGAAGACCTGAGTGTGCTGGAAAACGTGCTGGTGGCCGCCTTCCTGAAGTACAGGGGCAGTAAGGCCGAGGACCACGCCTACGCTGTTCTGGAGCGTGTGGGGCTGGCAGACCGCGCCACACAGCCCGCCTCGCAACTGAACCTCGCGCGCCGCCGCCGCCTGGAACTGGCAAAGGTGCTGGCGCTGGAGCCGAGGGTGCTGTTTTTAGATGAAAGCATCGCGGGCTTGAACCCGCCGGGGCAGCAGGAGATGGTGGCCCTGATCCGCACGCTGGCGCAGTCGGGCCTCGCCATTGTGATGGTGGAACACATCATGCACGTCATCATGAGCCTGTCGGATCACGTCATCTGCATGGCCTTTGGCGAGTTGCTGGCCGAGGGCGATCCGCATGCGGTGGCCGCGCACCCGGATGTGATTCGGGCGTATCTGGGGGACGACAGTGATTAG
- a CDS encoding ABC transporter ATP-binding protein, producing the protein MTIIQPQPARIGYVPGERVLEADNLEVAYGQVQVVFGVSLHVDKGELVGLVGGNGSGKSTILRVLSGMLKARAGTATYRGQNLNAVPPHRITDMGVAHVPMGRQLFGQMTVEENLIMGAYLPRTKKNRAENLQKVYDFFPRLTEKRRSPAAALSGGEQQMVAIGRAIMSEPEVLLMDEPSLGLAPLVVSEVMRVIGSLRELGLTVLLVEQNVRQVLKVTDRTYVLELGNLVKEGPSKELMGDPEIIKAYLGV; encoded by the coding sequence ATGACCATCATTCAACCCCAACCCGCGCGTATCGGCTACGTTCCCGGCGAACGCGTGCTGGAGGCCGACAATCTGGAAGTCGCCTACGGTCAGGTACAGGTGGTCTTCGGCGTGTCTCTGCATGTGGACAAGGGCGAACTGGTGGGCCTTGTCGGTGGCAACGGCAGCGGCAAAAGTACCATTTTGCGCGTGCTGTCGGGGATGTTGAAGGCGCGGGCGGGAACGGCCACTTACAGAGGCCAGAACCTGAACGCCGTGCCGCCGCACCGCATCACCGACATGGGCGTGGCGCATGTGCCGATGGGCCGTCAGTTGTTTGGGCAGATGACCGTGGAGGAAAACCTGATCATGGGCGCGTACCTGCCGCGCACCAAGAAGAACCGCGCTGAGAACCTGCAAAAGGTTTATGACTTCTTCCCGCGCCTGACCGAGAAACGCCGTTCCCCCGCCGCCGCCCTGTCCGGGGGGGAACAGCAGATGGTGGCGATAGGCCGGGCCATCATGAGCGAACCCGAAGTCCTGTTGATGGACGAACCGTCGCTAGGACTGGCTCCGCTGGTGGTCTCGGAAGTGATGCGCGTGATCGGCAGCCTGCGCGAACTGGGCCTGACCGTGCTGCTGGTGGAACAGAACGTGCGGCAGGTTTTGAAAGTGACAGACCGGACCTATGTGCTGGAACTGGGCAACTTGGTGAAAGAGGGGCCGAGCAAGGAACTCATGGGGGACCCGGAGATCATCAAGGCGTATCTGGGCGTTTGA
- a CDS encoding MBL fold metallo-hydrolase yields the protein MTPHATRPPMQHAQFGVINSYLVPEADGFTLIDAGVPGLERHVLAVMKRTSRTLRRVVTTHTHPDHIGSMDALKKAFPDLEILVGANDADGMAHHGVLAAPTRLLRGGDSVGSLRVMDTPGHSPGHLAFFDERDGTLYAGDTFVGIPSLRVASVVNAMFPLPSIGTEDLARTVRSARELLDIPAKFLALGHGRVIRDPMPAMRRAVELAEKNTPPHPLILRLAATISRRSGIPAELANVGRWPTK from the coding sequence ATGACCCCTCACGCCACAAGGCCGCCCATGCAGCACGCCCAGTTTGGAGTGATCAATTCGTATCTGGTGCCAGAAGCGGACGGCTTTACGCTGATCGACGCAGGTGTTCCCGGTCTTGAGCGGCATGTTCTGGCGGTGATGAAACGCACGAGCAGGACGCTGCGGCGCGTGGTGACGACGCACACCCATCCAGATCACATTGGCAGCATGGACGCGCTGAAAAAAGCATTCCCTGACCTGGAAATCCTGGTAGGCGCAAACGACGCGGATGGGATGGCCCACCATGGAGTCCTCGCCGCGCCTACCCGGCTGCTGCGCGGCGGCGACAGCGTGGGCAGCCTGCGCGTGATGGACACCCCCGGACACTCGCCGGGGCATCTGGCCTTCTTCGATGAACGCGACGGCACCCTGTACGCGGGCGATACCTTTGTGGGCATCCCCAGTTTACGTGTAGCCAGCGTCGTGAACGCAATGTTCCCGCTGCCCTCCATAGGCACGGAGGATCTGGCCCGGACGGTTCGCAGCGCGCGGGAGTTACTGGATATTCCGGCGAAGTTTCTGGCGCTGGGACATGGGCGAGTAATACGTGATCCCATGCCTGCCATGCGCCGCGCCGTGGAATTGGCCGAGAAAAACACACCTCCCCATCCCCTGATTCTTCGGCTGGCCGCCACGATCAGCCGCCGCTCTGGAATCCCCGCCGAACTGGCTAACGTGGGGCGCTGGCCCACAAAATAG
- the ispG gene encoding flavodoxin-dependent (E)-4-hydroxy-3-methylbut-2-enyl-diphosphate synthase — protein MNLRRQTVTVNVGGVLIGSAHPVVVQSMTNTDTANAEATAIQVAQLARAGSELVRVTVNTREAAAAVPEVVARLEEVGLSVPIVGDFHYNGHILLREFPETARLLAKYRINPGNVGAGQHHDANFATMIDVAKEFDKPVRIGVNWGSLDQQVLARLMDANAAKGSPKSGTDVMIDAMVVSALESAAYAEELGLAHDKILISVKVSSAPELWQVYRQLAAECDYPLHLGLTEAGMGMKGIVSSSVALAPLLNEGIGDTIRVSLTPEPGASRKLEVEVAQQILQSLGIRQFSPQVTSCPGCGRTTSIFFQELAQKIQDYIRDTMPDWKEKYPGVEDMQVAVMGCIVNGPGESKHANIGISLPGTGEDPRAPVYQDGKLLTTLKGPRIAEEFQELLEAYVERRYGHQEVGA, from the coding sequence ATGAACCTCCGTCGCCAGACCGTCACCGTCAACGTGGGAGGCGTCCTGATCGGCAGCGCCCACCCGGTTGTGGTGCAGAGCATGACCAACACCGATACCGCCAACGCCGAGGCCACCGCCATTCAGGTGGCGCAACTGGCCCGCGCCGGCAGCGAACTGGTGCGCGTGACCGTCAACACCCGTGAGGCCGCCGCCGCCGTTCCCGAAGTTGTCGCCCGGCTGGAAGAGGTGGGCCTGAGCGTGCCCATCGTGGGCGATTTCCACTACAACGGCCATATTCTGCTGCGCGAGTTTCCCGAAACGGCCCGCCTGCTCGCCAAGTACCGCATCAATCCGGGCAACGTCGGGGCCGGGCAGCACCACGACGCCAACTTCGCCACCATGATTGATGTGGCGAAGGAATTTGATAAACCCGTTCGCATTGGCGTCAACTGGGGCAGCCTGGATCAACAGGTGCTGGCGCGGCTGATGGACGCCAACGCAGCGAAGGGCAGCCCGAAATCCGGCACCGACGTGATGATCGACGCGATGGTGGTCTCGGCCCTGGAAAGTGCCGCCTACGCCGAGGAACTGGGGCTGGCCCACGACAAGATTCTGATCTCGGTCAAGGTGTCCAGCGCGCCTGAGTTGTGGCAGGTCTACCGCCAACTGGCCGCCGAATGCGATTACCCCCTGCACCTGGGTCTGACCGAGGCAGGGATGGGCATGAAGGGGATCGTGTCCTCGTCGGTGGCCCTTGCGCCGCTGCTGAACGAGGGCATTGGCGACACCATTCGCGTCAGTCTGACCCCCGAACCCGGTGCCTCACGCAAGCTGGAGGTGGAGGTGGCGCAGCAGATTCTGCAAAGCCTGGGCATCCGCCAGTTCTCGCCGCAAGTGACCAGTTGCCCCGGCTGTGGGCGCACCACGTCCATCTTCTTTCAGGAACTGGCGCAGAAGATTCAGGATTACATCCGCGACACTATGCCCGACTGGAAGGAAAAATACCCGGGGGTAGAGGACATGCAGGTGGCCGTGATGGGCTGCATCGTCAACGGCCCCGGCGAGAGCAAGCACGCCAATATCGGCATCAGCCTGCCTGGCACCGGGGAAGATCCGCGCGCCCCGGTGTATCAGGACGGTAAGTTGCTGACCACGCTGAAAGGCCCCCGCATTGCCGAGGAATTTCAGGAATTGCTGGAGGCGTATGTGGAGCGGCGCTACGGGCATCAGGAAGTCGGTGCGTAG
- a CDS encoding DUF4259 domain-containing protein, producing MDIWGTGPMENETGAAFADEVVQDGAFALAEAFDVALDPDTDFLAAEEGHRTLAAAEILAAVLDGETVNIVSARLRSWVQEADALDLAPLRDVARDAVERVLGPDSELPDQWADNADADEWLGSVQTLRARLE from the coding sequence ATGGACATCTGGGGAACTGGCCCAATGGAAAACGAGACTGGCGCGGCCTTTGCCGATGAAGTGGTGCAGGACGGTGCGTTCGCCCTGGCCGAAGCCTTTGACGTGGCGCTGGACCCCGACACCGACTTTCTGGCGGCGGAGGAAGGCCACCGCACCCTGGCCGCCGCCGAGATCCTGGCCGCCGTGCTGGACGGCGAAACGGTGAACATCGTCAGCGCCCGCCTGAGAAGCTGGGTGCAGGAGGCAGACGCGCTGGACCTCGCCCCCCTGCGTGATGTGGCCCGCGACGCCGTGGAACGCGTTCTCGGGCCCGATAGCGAATTGCCGGACCAGTGGGCCGACAATGCTGACGCGGACGAGTGGTTGGGCAGCGTTCAAACCTTGCGGGCACGTCTGGAGTGA
- a CDS encoding methylmalonyl-CoA mutase family protein translates to MKTKNEWMQSVYSPASQKFPERKYNFTNLSDMDPEPIYTADDQKDWDAERDLGYPGEFPYTRGVQPSVYRGKLWTMRMFAGFGSAEQTNERFHALLKAGQTGLSTAFDLPTLMGYDSDHHFSRGEVGKCGVAVSSLADMEILFGGIDPETVTTSMTINSPANAIWAMYIANAQKQGKDLNKIGGTIQNDILKEFIAQKEFIYPPAPSVKLVIDTFEWGPKVVPKWNFISVSGYHIREAGATGVQELAFTLADGFHYVEKALERGLDIDEFAPRISFFWDIHNDFFEEIAKLRAARRIWARQMRDRYGAKNPKSWMLRTHSQTAGVSLPAQQPLNNIARVAIQALAAVLGGTQSLHTDAFDEALALPTEEAATIALRTQQIIAYETGVAGVVDPLAGSYYVEKLTDDIESAAMGYIEQIRMMGGVEEGIDNGFFQLEMAEAAYRYQREVETKSRIIVGVNDFVQDAVQVPIQLIDPEVERVQEARLARVRRERDPVRVDAAIEDLRQSAVTGANSMPAFLECAHAYVTLGEQMDVLKTVYGEYVEPAVV, encoded by the coding sequence ATGAAGACTAAAAACGAGTGGATGCAGAGCGTCTACAGCCCTGCCAGCCAGAAATTCCCCGAACGCAAGTACAACTTCACCAACCTGTCCGACATGGACCCGGAGCCGATCTACACGGCGGATGACCAGAAAGACTGGGACGCCGAGCGCGATCTGGGCTACCCCGGCGAGTTCCCCTACACGCGCGGCGTGCAGCCCAGCGTGTACCGGGGCAAGCTGTGGACCATGCGAATGTTCGCAGGCTTCGGCAGCGCCGAGCAGACCAACGAGCGCTTCCACGCGCTGCTGAAGGCCGGCCAGACGGGCCTTTCCACGGCTTTTGACCTGCCCACCCTGATGGGCTACGACTCGGACCACCACTTTTCGCGCGGCGAGGTGGGCAAGTGCGGGGTGGCCGTCAGCTCGCTGGCCGACATGGAAATTCTGTTCGGCGGCATTGACCCCGAAACCGTCACCACGTCCATGACCATCAACAGCCCCGCCAACGCCATCTGGGCCATGTACATCGCCAACGCCCAGAAGCAGGGCAAGGACCTCAACAAGATCGGCGGGACCATCCAGAACGACATTCTCAAGGAATTCATTGCCCAAAAGGAATTTATTTATCCACCCGCGCCCAGCGTGAAACTGGTGATTGACACCTTTGAATGGGGTCCGAAAGTGGTGCCAAAATGGAACTTTATTTCCGTGAGCGGCTACCACATCCGCGAGGCCGGGGCGACAGGGGTGCAGGAGCTGGCGTTCACGCTGGCCGACGGCTTCCACTATGTAGAAAAGGCGCTGGAGCGCGGGCTAGACATTGACGAATTCGCGCCGCGCATCAGCTTTTTCTGGGACATCCACAACGATTTCTTTGAAGAGATTGCCAAGCTGCGGGCCGCGAGGCGAATCTGGGCGCGGCAGATGCGAGACCGTTACGGCGCGAAGAATCCCAAGTCGTGGATGCTGCGGACGCACTCGCAGACCGCCGGGGTCAGCCTGCCCGCGCAGCAGCCCCTGAACAACATCGCCCGCGTGGCGATCCAGGCGCTGGCCGCCGTGCTGGGTGGCACGCAGAGCCTTCATACCGACGCCTTCGACGAGGCGCTGGCCCTGCCCACCGAGGAAGCGGCCACGATTGCCCTGCGAACCCAGCAGATCATCGCCTACGAAACGGGCGTGGCCGGAGTGGTGGACCCACTGGCAGGCAGCTACTACGTGGAAAAACTGACCGACGACATAGAGAGTGCGGCGATGGGTTACATTGAGCAGATTCGCATGATGGGCGGCGTGGAAGAGGGGATTGACAACGGTTTCTTCCAGTTGGAAATGGCCGAGGCCGCCTACCGCTACCAGCGCGAGGTAGAAACCAAGAGCCGCATCATCGTGGGCGTCAACGACTTCGTGCAGGACGCTGTGCAAGTGCCCATCCAACTAATTGACCCCGAGGTGGAGCGCGTGCAGGAAGCGCGGCTGGCGCGGGTGCGGCGCGAACGCGATCCGGTACGGGTGGACGCGGCTATTGAAGACCTGCGCCAGAGTGCGGTGACTGGGGCCAACTCCATGCCCGCCTTCCTGGAGTGCGCCCACGCCTACGTCACTCTGGGCGAGCAGATGGACGTGTTGAAGACCGTGTACGGCGAATATGTAGAGCCTGCGGTGGTCTGA
- a CDS encoding aldo/keto reductase family oxidoreductase, with translation MRTIKLGSSELDVPVVAVGMMRINTMSKPEVQTLVGTAMDAGANFFDHADIYGKGTCEEIFADAVGMSSSVREGMILQSKCGIRPGMFDFSKEHILSSVDGILKRLNTDYLDILLLHRPDALVEPEEVAAAFDQLEQEGKVRHFGVSNQQPRQIELLRKYVRQPLVANQLQLSITNATMITQGFNVNMENDEAVNRDGGILDYCRLNDITIQPWSPFQFGFFEGVFLDNPKFPELNAKIDEIAAKYGVSNTTIAIAWILRHPAKMQPVTGTTNPQRLADCIKAADIHLTREEWYEILLAAGNTLP, from the coding sequence ATGAGAACAATCAAACTCGGAAGCAGTGAGCTGGATGTGCCTGTCGTCGCCGTGGGCATGATGCGGATCAACACCATGAGCAAGCCGGAAGTGCAGACGCTGGTTGGCACCGCGATGGACGCGGGCGCAAACTTCTTTGACCACGCCGATATTTACGGCAAGGGAACCTGCGAGGAAATCTTCGCCGACGCCGTGGGCATGAGCAGTAGCGTGCGCGAAGGGATGATCCTGCAATCCAAGTGCGGCATTCGCCCCGGCATGTTTGACTTCTCCAAAGAACACATTTTGTCTTCGGTGGACGGCATCCTCAAGCGCCTGAACACCGATTATCTGGACATTCTCCTTCTGCACCGTCCCGACGCTCTGGTGGAGCCGGAGGAAGTCGCCGCCGCCTTTGACCAGTTAGAGCAGGAGGGCAAGGTGCGGCATTTCGGGGTGTCCAACCAGCAGCCGCGCCAGATTGAATTGCTGAGGAAATATGTGCGTCAGCCTTTAGTTGCCAATCAACTGCAACTGAGCATCACCAACGCCACGATGATCACGCAGGGCTTCAACGTCAACATGGAAAACGACGAGGCGGTCAACCGCGACGGCGGCATTCTGGATTACTGCCGCCTGAACGACATCACCATCCAGCCGTGGTCCCCCTTCCAGTTCGGCTTTTTTGAGGGCGTCTTCTTGGACAACCCTAAATTCCCCGAATTGAACGCTAAAATTGACGAGATTGCCGCCAAATACGGCGTCAGTAACACCACCATTGCCATTGCCTGGATTCTGCGTCATCCGGCCAAGATGCAGCCTGTGACGGGGACCACCAATCCACAGCGTCTCGCAGACTGCATCAAGGCGGCGGACATTCACCTGACCCGCGAGGAATGGTACGAGATTTTGCTGGCGGCGGGAAATACGCTGCCCTGA